From Nocardioides faecalis:
TCGACCAGGGACTGCTCGACCCCGTCGAGCGTGTAGCGCACGTCGGGGCAGTACACCGTGCGGGTGGTGGAGCTGCGCCGGCTCCGCTCGGTGACCTCGCGCTCGCGGATCTCGGTGACCACGCCCTTGCTGCGCACCCCGTCGGCGCGCAGCCGGTCGAAGTCCTCGGCGTCCTCGACGGGGGCGCCCGAGAGCCCGGTCAGCCAGATGAGCAGGATTCCGATCACGAAGAGGAAGTAGCGGGCCACGGCGCCCTTCCTTCCCCGCCCCCCGCGCCTCAATCCTCCCGGTTTACCGGCGGCCCGGCGCGCTCCAGGGGCGCGGGGTCGGGCTCAGGCGGGGGTGAGGAGGAAGACCGGGATCACCCGGTCGGTCCACTCGGTGTACTTGTCGTAGTTGGGCCACACCGTGGTCATGTGCGCCCAGGCCCGGTCCTTCTCCTCACCGGTGAGCTCGCGCCACCGGCAGGTGTAGGGACGCCGGTTGTAGACGATCTCGACGGTCTCGGCGGCGCGCAGGTTCGCCGACCAGATCGGCGGCTTCGGCGCGCCGAACGAGGAGCCTGCGATCAGCCACCCGCCCTGCCAGGGCACGCACAGCAGCGGTGTCGTGCGCGGGATGCCGCTCTTGCGGCCCTTGACCGTCAGCAGCAGGCTCGGCAGGCCGGCGATGCCGACCATGCTGACCCGGCCGCGGGTCAGCCGCTGCAGGTGCTTGTCGGTCCACGTGATCTGGGGCAGCAGCCCGGGCATCCACGAGTAGGAACCGAGCTTGATCGCGATCGGGGTGAGCAGGCCCATGCCGCGCACCCTAGGGGAAACCCGTCGTTCCCGCGGGCCCGTCCGGACAACGTCGACGGGGCGCCCTCCTCGTGGGAGGACGCCCCGTCGTGGGCTTCGCGGTCGCGGCGTGAGCCGTCAGGGAGCGACCGGCTGCCCGGTGAGCACCTTGTAGGTGTACGCCGTGCCGATCAGCATGATCGGCAGCGTGAAGATGATGCCGATGCCGCACAGGATCGTCCCGGCGCCGCCGATGAGGCCCCCGACGAGGTACCAGACCAGGGCGTTGCCGAGGTTGTTCTTCACCAGCTCGAAGCTCGCCTTGATCGAGTCGACCGGCGAGAGGCGCTTGTCGATGGCGAAGTACAGCGCGTATGTGGACACGAAGGCGAACAGGATGCCCGGCAGGTAGCAGAGGATGAAGCCCACCATCGTGCCCGCACCGACCAGGACGGCGGTGCCCAGGACCCGGCCCACGTCGTCGAACTTGAAGGCCTCCGCGGCCTGGAACGGACGGCCCTCGGTGATGCCCAGGGCGCCGCGGATCAGGCCGGCGTTGATCACCGTCATCACCAGGATCAGCGCGCCGGAGACGGCCGCGTTGAGCATCAGGACGACGATGCCGGGCGTGCTCCAGCTGGTCAGCGCGCCCACCACGGCGAACCCGACGATGCCGACGACGAGCAACGCCGCGAACAGGCCGAGCGCGGCCAGGACGAGCTGCGCCATGTTCGCCTGGAACTTGGCCCAGGCATAGCCGACCGCCGCCCCGAGGTCCCAGCCCCGCGGCGCTGCGCCGTAGCCGCCACCCTGGGGAGGGCCGCCGTACCCGCTACCGGGCGGAGGCCCGCCGTAGCCGCCACCGGGCGGGGGTGCGCCCCAGCCGCCGCCGGGCGGGGGAGGCGGAAGAGGTGCTCCTGGTCCGCCCGGAGGAGGGGGCTGGTTGTAGGACATGGGTGTCTCCTTGGCTCCGTGGTGCGTGGGCCGCACCGGGACGTGGCGGCAATGTAGTGCCAATCTCGGGGCTTGGCGACGGTGGTTCCCGCCGTCCCCGGGGTGCCTCCCGAGCAGGCGCCGCGGCCCTGATTCCCCGTCCTGGCCGGTTTCAACCACCCCTCTCCATGGTCCTGTCTGTGGTCCTGTCCGCAGTCCTCCCGCGGGCCGGCCGTGCCCGCCGACCGTCCGCCAGCGAAGATGGCGGGAGGGCGCGCGGAGAGCGGCGCGCGAGCCGGGGGAGAGGCGAGGACGATGAGCAATCCGGAGGCACGGCCCCAGGAGGTCGAGTGCGCCGGGCGGCCGGCCGCCGACGTCGAGCTGATGGTGCCGCGTGCCGTGCCGCTGGGCGGTCCCCGCGCGATGCTGGTACGACGCACGCTGCCGCAGCGGCAACGCTCGCTGATCGGCGCGTGGTGCTTCCTCGACCACTACGGCCCCGACGAGGTCGCCGAGACCGGCGGGATGGTCGTCGCCCCGCACCCGCACACCGGCCTGCAGACCGTGAGCTGGTTGTTCACCGGCGAGATCGAGCACCGCGACAGCGCCGGCAACGTCGCCGTCGTGCGCCCCGGCGAGGTCAACCTGATGACCGCGGGCCGCGGCATCAGCCACTCCGAGATCTCCCTGCCGAGCACCACGGTGCTGCACGGTGCCCAGCTGTGGGTGGCGCTGCCCGACGCGCACCGCGACACCGACCCCGGCTTCGAGCACCACGCACCGGAGCCGGTCTCCGGTGAGGGCTGGACGGCCCGGGTGTTCCTCGGCTCGCTGCTGGGCGAGACCTCGCCGGTGCACACCTTCACCCCGCTGCTCGGCGTCGAGATCCTCCTGGAGCCCGGCGCCCGGCTCGAGCCGGCGGTGGACGCCACCTTCGAGCACGGCGTGCTCGTGGACCGGGGAGCGGTCCGGGTCGCAGGCCTCGACGCCTCCGTGGCCGACCTGGCCTACGTGCCGCCGGGACGCAGCGACCTCGAGCTCGTCGCCGGCCCGGACGGCGCCCGGCTGCTGCTGATCGGCGGCCCACCGTTCGCCGAGTCGATCGTGATGTGGTGGAACTTCGTGGGGCGC
This genomic window contains:
- a CDS encoding nitroreductase family deazaflavin-dependent oxidoreductase — translated: MGLLTPIAIKLGSYSWMPGLLPQITWTDKHLQRLTRGRVSMVGIAGLPSLLLTVKGRKSGIPRTTPLLCVPWQGGWLIAGSSFGAPKPPIWSANLRAAETVEIVYNRRPYTCRWRELTGEEKDRAWAHMTTVWPNYDKYTEWTDRVIPVFLLTPA
- a CDS encoding pirin family protein; its protein translation is MSNPEARPQEVECAGRPAADVELMVPRAVPLGGPRAMLVRRTLPQRQRSLIGAWCFLDHYGPDEVAETGGMVVAPHPHTGLQTVSWLFTGEIEHRDSAGNVAVVRPGEVNLMTAGRGISHSEISLPSTTVLHGAQLWVALPDAHRDTDPGFEHHAPEPVSGEGWTARVFLGSLLGETSPVHTFTPLLGVEILLEPGARLEPAVDATFEHGVLVDRGAVRVAGLDASVADLAYVPPGRSDLELVAGPDGARLLLIGGPPFAESIVMWWNFVGRSHEEVVAYREAWQTQVTDPATGEVVTDGRLVAPGLFGIVPGQPRRPIPAPPLPNARLKERR